TCACATCCAGGGGTTTCCATTTTTTGTCCCGGCGTTTATTCCTGGCAATTGTTTTCACATCTATGGATCGCTTGCTCCCAATGGCGCTTCAATTAAAGAGCGGTTGACCCAACAGATGCAAGACCCTAACTTTCCAGTACCTATTCAAATTATGAAGTCAGAACTGCGCTTCTATGATTTGGTTCCAGGAGATGTCTTTAAGATCGACGATATTACCATCGAAACAGGTCACCTTAACCATCCCAATACGGCAATGGGGTATCGTGTTACGTGGCAAGATCATAGTGTAGTCTATGCTACAGATACTGAGCATTTTCCTGATCGTCTAGACGAAAATTTGCTCCATCTAGCCCGCAATGCGGATGCATTAATCTACGATGCCTGCTATACCGATGAAGAGTATCACAACCCCAAGGCTCCTCGCATTGGCTGGGGACATTCTACATGGCAAGCGGGTCTTGCTTTGGCAAAAGCTGCTGGCGTGAAGCATCCGATTATGTTTCACCATGACCCCAACCATGACGATGACTTTCTAGATGATGTAGAAGCTCAAGTTAAGGCTGAGTGCCCCAAGGCATTTCTGGCGCGGGAAGGCATGAATTTGAAGGTAATCTGAGACATGATGCTGGATGTAGCACTACCAACATT
This region of Cyanobacteriota bacterium genomic DNA includes:
- a CDS encoding MBL fold metallo-hydrolase, with the protein product MTELDASEMNSQQPGFTVHFWGVRGSIPAPGAETVRYGGNTSCVEMRVGGKCLIFDGGTGLRILGKHLLKQMPIEAYMFFTHSHWDHIQGFPFFVPAFIPGNCFHIYGSLAPNGASIKERLTQQMQDPNFPVPIQIMKSELRFYDLVPGDVFKIDDITIETGHLNHPNTAMGYRVTWQDHSVVYATDTEHFPDRLDENLLHLARNADALIYDACYTDEEYHNPKAPRIGWGHSTWQAGLALAKAAGVKHPIMFHHDPNHDDDFLDDVEAQVKAECPKAFLAREGMNLKVI